A portion of the Neorhodopirellula lusitana genome contains these proteins:
- a CDS encoding response regulator, whose translation MKFNFNITNTDSNRKATILVVDDSAMVRYLIETTLASAGFCTRSASDGEAAIAAMRHEKFQAIVTDLEMPRVTGAELIKRVRNHSDPTIYKLPILVVSHVTDKIERARLRFLGADLFLPKPIDTRTLIATTNRLVTAA comes from the coding sequence ATGAAATTTAACTTTAACATCACTAACACGGACTCGAACCGGAAAGCGACCATTTTGGTGGTCGATGATTCGGCAATGGTGCGTTATCTGATCGAAACAACGTTAGCGTCGGCGGGGTTTTGTACCCGCTCGGCCTCCGATGGCGAAGCGGCGATTGCAGCTATGCGTCATGAGAAGTTCCAAGCGATCGTGACCGATCTGGAGATGCCACGCGTCACCGGAGCCGAACTGATCAAACGGGTCCGCAATCACTCGGATCCCACTATCTACAAGCTACCCATCCTGGTTGTCAGCCACGTTACTGACAAAATCGAACGCGCCCGGCTTCGATTCTTGGGGGCCGACCTGTTTCTGCCAAAACCGATCGACACACGAACCCTCATCGCCACGACCAACCGACTGGTGACAGCGGCGTAG
- the bglX gene encoding beta-glucosidase BglX produces MTKSIDDVEQLLSRMGLDEKIGQLNLVNPGGQVLTGAVASVDVDRKIREGRVGMMFGTASLDQRRDIQSICLSQTRLGIPMLFASDVIHGYRTALPLPIALACSWDTDLVRRAAHLSATEARADGIDLTFAPMVDVTRDPRWGRVAEGFGESSKLASVMSAAMVEGFQGDQGNNGTLLDVDRMAACVKHFAGYGAADGGREYASVNLGPIELHETHLPPFKSAIEAGVKALMPGFHALDRIPVTAHPDLLVEVLREAWRFDGLIISDYTAIAELIAHGLGDASDVAAAAMKATVDIDMVGETYEQQLSQLVRDKRVSSESIDMACRRVLTLKYELGLFEDPMRYLDPQRAKETIGGSTILREAREMVSRCCVLLRNEQNVLPLSIEKMNAQSTAPSIAIIGPLADDRSNLPGTWSVSADVDGCVSLHDGVRKWVGDDVRIETARGCNLTDSPQLAERLNVFGETVTIDERPIDAMVDEAVQVARSCDVVLLAIGEAKEHAGECSSRTELSLSQSTQTLARRLREAGRPIVWVVFSGRPLVLTECIDQADAVLYVWYGGSLSGPGIADVIFGKTNPSGRLCMSLPRSVGQIPVHHDALPTGRPLPKDVVFEKFKSCYLDESNDPLFPFGFGLTYSSVAYDRPSVTTSVADGDVTVFAELVVTNTGERSCEEVVQCYLHGPAAPVSRPVWKLHDFRRVTLRPGESKTVRFQVDPEAWAFFAGRRIGEMRWERCHGEARIGIGPNAAELVSTNVAV; encoded by the coding sequence GTGACGAAATCGATAGATGATGTTGAACAGCTTCTCAGTCGGATGGGGTTGGACGAGAAGATTGGTCAGTTGAATCTGGTGAACCCTGGCGGACAAGTTCTGACGGGGGCTGTCGCAAGCGTGGATGTGGACCGCAAGATCCGCGAGGGCCGCGTGGGCATGATGTTTGGAACGGCTTCGCTAGATCAGCGTCGTGACATTCAATCAATCTGCCTATCGCAGACGCGGCTTGGAATTCCGATGCTCTTCGCGTCCGACGTGATTCATGGCTATCGCACGGCCTTGCCGTTGCCGATTGCCCTGGCGTGTTCATGGGATACCGACCTTGTTCGCCGGGCTGCGCATCTTAGCGCGACGGAGGCACGAGCGGACGGCATCGATCTGACTTTTGCGCCAATGGTCGATGTGACTCGCGACCCGCGTTGGGGACGCGTGGCCGAGGGATTTGGCGAAAGCTCGAAGTTGGCTTCGGTAATGTCGGCAGCCATGGTCGAGGGGTTCCAAGGCGACCAAGGGAACAATGGGACTCTTCTCGACGTCGATCGGATGGCTGCCTGTGTTAAGCATTTCGCTGGATACGGTGCAGCGGATGGGGGACGTGAATACGCGTCGGTCAATCTTGGACCAATCGAACTACACGAAACCCATTTGCCGCCGTTCAAGTCCGCCATCGAGGCGGGAGTGAAAGCGTTGATGCCGGGTTTCCACGCTCTAGACCGAATCCCGGTTACCGCGCATCCCGACTTGCTTGTCGAAGTCCTTCGTGAAGCTTGGCGATTCGATGGATTGATCATCAGCGACTACACGGCAATCGCGGAATTGATCGCCCACGGTCTTGGCGACGCAAGCGATGTGGCGGCCGCCGCGATGAAAGCGACGGTTGATATCGACATGGTGGGGGAAACTTACGAACAGCAACTCAGCCAACTGGTTCGGGATAAACGCGTTTCCAGCGAATCAATCGACATGGCATGCCGCCGTGTTCTGACGCTGAAGTACGAGTTAGGGTTGTTCGAGGATCCGATGCGTTACCTCGACCCGCAGCGTGCCAAGGAAACCATAGGCGGTTCCACCATTTTGCGGGAAGCACGCGAGATGGTTTCAAGGTGTTGTGTGTTGCTTAGAAACGAGCAAAACGTTTTGCCGCTGTCGATTGAGAAAATGAATGCCCAGTCAACTGCTCCTTCGATTGCCATCATCGGTCCACTGGCCGATGATCGTTCCAATCTGCCGGGGACATGGTCGGTATCGGCGGACGTCGATGGCTGTGTCTCACTTCATGACGGTGTTCGTAAATGGGTTGGCGACGATGTACGCATCGAGACGGCTCGCGGTTGTAACCTGACGGATAGCCCACAATTGGCCGAGCGACTTAATGTGTTTGGCGAGACGGTCACGATCGACGAGCGGCCAATCGATGCGATGGTGGACGAAGCGGTTCAGGTTGCACGATCGTGTGACGTGGTGCTTCTTGCCATTGGTGAAGCAAAGGAACATGCAGGTGAATGCTCGAGTCGCACCGAATTGTCGCTTTCGCAATCGACGCAAACACTCGCTCGTCGCTTGCGTGAAGCCGGACGGCCGATTGTTTGGGTCGTCTTTTCTGGGCGACCGCTCGTTTTGACCGAGTGCATCGATCAGGCTGACGCCGTTTTGTATGTCTGGTATGGCGGCAGTCTTTCAGGACCGGGCATCGCTGACGTGATCTTTGGGAAGACCAACCCTTCCGGTCGACTGTGCATGTCGTTACCCAGAAGCGTAGGACAGATCCCTGTGCATCACGACGCACTGCCCACCGGTCGTCCGCTGCCAAAAGATGTTGTGTTTGAAAAGTTCAAATCCTGCTACCTCGATGAGTCCAATGATCCCCTCTTTCCATTCGGTTTCGGCCTCACGTACTCCAGCGTGGCGTACGATCGTCCGTCGGTTACCACTTCAGTAGCGGATGGGGATGTCACGGTATTCGCCGAGTTGGTTGTGACTAACACGGGAGAACGCAGCTGCGAGGAAGTGGTGCAGTGCTATCTGCATGGCCCGGCCGCGCCTGTCTCACGCCCCGTTTGGAAATTGCACGATTTTAGACGCGTCACGCTCCGTCCAGGAGAATCCAAGACGGTCAGATTTCAAGTTGATCCGGAAGCTTGGGCTTTCTTTGCAGGCCGCCGGATCGGAGAGATGCGATGGGAACGTTGCCACGGCGAAGCACGGATCGGAATCGGTCCCAATGCCGCTGAACTCGTCTCGACAAACGTCGCGGTATAA
- a CDS encoding DUF1990 family protein: MSNPSDAPAQSDSDVALRRYHELLDGLSTTDGLQLPSRGYGKLIHRQYSLEFQCNDTACEVIGAITRDPNRYCNEAMASFEKVSGASDSMAVGDEYLIRISGPWNGPVRVIDLDETSFALATRDGHLEAGFIEFKAADLNEHQCRLTIQSWATSGGPLVWATYSVLRVTKLAQTAMWTEFCTLVAERIGDGSEHDVQVSDSSFSLPKAVSNESEEQSTSQLADLQERGFNYEVESYSPDDPSWRHDSYVTTVGTESPGPPDDAGLFLTAKRIVSEYRFPDPRRVKGKFDQAAPLDGRNMLLDAQFLGIRVQFAVRVVEVIDRQVQRDEATCQEWGYAYRTLDGHWEVGQMTFLVRKNCETGEVLFLINAYSRTGRIPNPFYRFGFWLVGRKVQTNFAKRCLKRLVKLTNDEIAQTRS, from the coding sequence ATGAGCAATCCTTCCGACGCCCCGGCACAATCGGACTCCGACGTAGCCTTGCGTCGCTATCACGAACTGCTTGATGGGCTATCCACCACCGACGGCTTGCAATTGCCATCCCGCGGTTACGGCAAGTTAATTCACCGTCAGTACTCTCTCGAATTCCAATGCAACGATACCGCTTGCGAAGTTATTGGTGCGATCACTCGCGATCCCAATCGCTACTGCAACGAAGCAATGGCTAGCTTCGAAAAAGTCAGTGGTGCATCCGATAGCATGGCAGTCGGCGACGAATATTTGATTCGGATTTCAGGTCCCTGGAACGGTCCAGTTCGAGTGATCGACCTGGATGAAACTTCGTTCGCCCTGGCTACTCGTGACGGTCACCTCGAAGCCGGTTTTATCGAGTTCAAGGCTGCCGACCTGAACGAGCACCAATGTCGCCTAACGATTCAGTCCTGGGCGACTTCGGGCGGCCCCTTGGTCTGGGCAACCTACTCCGTACTTCGGGTCACCAAACTGGCACAAACAGCGATGTGGACTGAGTTCTGCACACTAGTCGCCGAACGGATAGGTGATGGTTCAGAGCATGACGTGCAAGTATCGGATTCGTCGTTTTCACTGCCGAAAGCTGTTTCCAACGAAAGCGAAGAACAAAGTACTAGCCAATTGGCGGACCTACAGGAGCGAGGTTTCAACTATGAAGTCGAGTCCTACTCGCCCGACGATCCTTCATGGCGACATGATTCGTACGTGACCACGGTCGGAACGGAATCGCCCGGACCACCCGATGACGCCGGACTCTTCCTGACAGCGAAACGGATCGTTTCAGAGTATCGTTTTCCCGATCCGCGACGTGTGAAAGGCAAGTTCGATCAAGCGGCTCCACTGGACGGCCGGAACATGTTGCTCGATGCGCAATTCCTCGGCATTCGCGTTCAGTTTGCCGTTCGAGTCGTCGAGGTCATTGATCGACAAGTCCAACGTGATGAGGCAACCTGCCAAGAATGGGGTTACGCCTATCGCACACTCGATGGTCACTGGGAAGTCGGCCAGATGACATTCCTAGTTCGAAAGAACTGCGAAACAGGCGAAGTGTTATTCCTAATCAATGCCTACTCACGGACTGGCCGCATCCCCAATCCGTTCTATCGGTTTGGGTTTTGGTTAGTCGGTCGCAAGGTGCAAACCAATTTCGCGAAACGATGTCTGAAACGACTGGTGAAGTTGACCAACGATGAGATCGCCCAAACTCGCAGCTGA
- a CDS encoding L-lactate dehydrogenase, translated as MKVSVVGSGFVGSTAAYSLVMQGIGREIVLVDHVKARAIAEAADITHAVPFTHPLTIRAGDYPDVKRSAVVIISAGVGQKPGESRLELLQRNADVFRDCIPKVIEHAPDAVLLVASNPVDIMTHIAGEIAAECGVPSSRVIGSGTTLDTARFRSLLGDHFGIDSRHIHSQVIGEHGDSEVLTWSLATICGLSLEEFSEVRGIELNDAVRKSIDERVRKAAYRIIEGKGATYYGIGSALARIVDVVLHDQRSIMTICSRIENVAGIENITISMPHLFGGEGVMASIPLMLDDSEQASLKASATIVRDVIDSISLKV; from the coding sequence ATGAAAGTCAGTGTTGTTGGAAGCGGTTTTGTTGGATCAACGGCAGCGTATTCGCTTGTGATGCAAGGGATCGGGCGTGAGATCGTGCTGGTCGATCACGTCAAGGCTCGGGCGATCGCCGAGGCGGCTGATATCACCCACGCCGTTCCCTTCACTCACCCGTTGACGATTCGAGCAGGGGATTACCCCGACGTGAAGCGAAGTGCGGTGGTGATCATTTCCGCCGGCGTGGGGCAAAAACCGGGCGAGTCTCGCCTGGAATTGCTGCAACGCAACGCCGATGTCTTTCGCGACTGCATCCCCAAGGTCATCGAACACGCGCCCGATGCGGTGCTGCTGGTCGCTTCCAATCCCGTCGATATCATGACCCATATCGCGGGTGAGATAGCGGCTGAATGTGGCGTTCCTTCCAGTCGTGTCATTGGATCGGGAACGACTTTGGATACAGCGAGGTTTCGGTCGTTGCTAGGCGATCACTTTGGCATCGACTCTCGCCATATTCATTCGCAAGTGATTGGAGAGCACGGGGACTCGGAGGTGTTGACTTGGTCGCTCGCAACAATCTGTGGTCTGTCACTGGAAGAGTTCAGCGAAGTGCGTGGCATTGAGTTAAACGATGCCGTGCGCAAAAGCATTGACGAGCGAGTACGCAAAGCCGCCTACCGGATCATCGAAGGCAAAGGAGCAACGTACTACGGAATTGGCAGCGCACTGGCTCGCATCGTGGACGTTGTCCTCCACGACCAAAGATCGATCATGACAATCTGTTCACGAATCGAAAATGTCGCCGGCATCGAAAATATCACCATCTCGATGCCACATCTGTTTGGTGGAGAGGGCGTGATGGCGTCGATTCCCTTGATGCTTGATGACTCTGAACAAGCGTCGTTGAAAGCGAGTGCTACCATTGTCCGAGACGTGATCGATTCAATCTCGCTGAAGGTCTAG
- a CDS encoding ATP-dependent 6-phosphofructokinase yields MMRIAILCSGGDAPGMNACLRAVVRTASTMGVEVVGVRHGYQGLLDGDFYESGDGTGVMSARSVSHIIQHGGTILRTGRCDEFRTASGVRKAADTLVANNIDGLVVIGGDGSLRGAIELGKVWSGRIVGCPGTIDNDLAGTDYTIGFLTAVATAVEAIDKLRDTAESHERLFLVEVMGRGSGYLALFTALASGAEFACIPETPTHSAQMVSDISVLKKRGKASIIVVVAEGDDDGGIEVLRGELEAEGCPYPLRSVKLGHVQRGGSPTPADRILASEAGDLAARALIDGKSGVMAGRLAGQMQLTPFAEAIAGTKTVPLEQIQLLKRMSV; encoded by the coding sequence ATGATGCGAATTGCAATTCTATGCAGCGGCGGGGATGCACCCGGAATGAATGCGTGCCTGCGTGCGGTTGTACGCACTGCCTCGACCATGGGAGTCGAGGTGGTTGGTGTCCGGCATGGTTACCAAGGTTTGCTTGACGGCGATTTCTATGAAAGTGGTGACGGAACGGGAGTGATGTCGGCACGGTCGGTTTCGCACATCATTCAGCATGGTGGCACGATCTTAAGAACCGGACGATGCGATGAGTTTCGCACTGCGTCGGGCGTCCGCAAGGCAGCCGACACACTTGTTGCCAACAACATCGATGGGCTGGTTGTCATCGGCGGCGACGGGTCTTTGCGTGGAGCGATCGAGCTCGGGAAAGTCTGGAGCGGAAGGATTGTTGGTTGTCCAGGAACGATTGACAATGATCTAGCGGGAACTGACTACACGATCGGTTTTTTGACTGCGGTGGCGACCGCGGTCGAGGCAATCGACAAACTTCGCGACACCGCCGAGAGCCACGAACGATTGTTCTTGGTAGAGGTGATGGGGCGGGGCAGCGGCTATCTCGCCTTGTTCACCGCATTGGCATCAGGCGCGGAGTTCGCGTGTATCCCAGAAACGCCCACTCACTCAGCCCAAATGGTGAGTGATATTTCAGTGCTGAAGAAACGCGGCAAGGCGTCGATCATCGTCGTGGTTGCCGAAGGCGATGATGACGGGGGAATCGAGGTATTGCGTGGCGAGTTGGAAGCCGAGGGATGCCCGTACCCACTTCGCTCGGTGAAATTGGGACACGTGCAGCGTGGCGGATCGCCCACACCCGCAGACCGAATCTTGGCGAGCGAGGCCGGCGATCTCGCTGCACGAGCACTGATCGACGGCAAGAGCGGAGTGATGGCCGGAAGATTGGCTGGCCAGATGCAACTGACTCCGTTCGCAGAGGCAATCGCAGGAACGAAGACTGTTCCGTTGGAACAGATTCAATTACTGAAACGCATGTCGGTCTAG
- a CDS encoding carboxymuconolactone decarboxylase family protein, with protein sequence MKDKLNDVAGLTKRLMDQYPDQTEAFMSFVKKAEASPALTVREKELINVGIAIAGQCEWCIAVHVKSAIANGATRDELVEAGFMAVVMHGGPALMYMVPLMEALDEFSPDKEA encoded by the coding sequence ATGAAAGACAAGTTGAATGATGTCGCCGGGCTTACAAAACGGCTGATGGATCAGTACCCGGATCAGACTGAAGCGTTCATGTCGTTCGTAAAAAAGGCGGAAGCGTCACCCGCACTGACCGTTCGCGAGAAGGAGTTGATCAATGTTGGAATTGCCATCGCGGGTCAATGCGAATGGTGCATTGCGGTTCACGTGAAGAGTGCGATTGCAAACGGGGCAACTCGGGATGAGCTCGTTGAGGCTGGATTCATGGCTGTCGTGATGCACGGAGGGCCCGCTCTCATGTACATGGTGCCATTGATGGAAGCGTTGGACGAGTTCTCACCCGATAAGGAGGCCTAG